A section of the Ornithinimicrobium sufpigmenti genome encodes:
- a CDS encoding amidase has translation MNSTALHELGLVELRDALRSRTVSAREVVEDHLRRIDQVNPQLNAVVTVEAERALTAADQADRLAAAGGDLPPLHGIPMTHKDTLATKGMRTTSGSPLLTDQVPEHSDLIIERLWAGGAICTGKNNVPEFAAGSHTYNPVFGATGNPYDTSRSVGGSSGGASAVLAARIQPLADGTDMGGSLRNPAAWCNVVGLRPSPGVVPTVPAANPETWLSRTGLMARSVEDLALGMSVVAGPHPASPLPSPVPPEAFTALLDDEGPADLSGVRIGVSIDLGVGVPVAPEVRRAMLEQAEVLASLGATVEESVPQLADADEVFDVQRAFEMATNLRRLVREHAEDGTIKPEVIWNVNHGLQMGAEQLMSAGEARGRLDAAVREWFGQWDLLLTPTVQVMPFPTEQTWPREIDGVQLETYVEWMRSCSVISATRCPAVSVPAGFVDGLPVGMQLVAAPYADARLLRLARVYERATRHAEVAPQL, from the coding sequence AGCGCCCGCGAGGTGGTCGAGGACCACCTGCGGCGCATCGACCAGGTCAACCCGCAGCTCAACGCCGTGGTCACGGTCGAGGCCGAGCGGGCGCTCACCGCGGCCGACCAGGCCGACCGCCTGGCCGCCGCGGGCGGCGACCTGCCGCCCCTGCACGGCATACCGATGACGCACAAGGACACCCTGGCCACGAAGGGCATGCGCACCACCAGCGGCAGCCCCCTGCTGACCGACCAGGTGCCCGAGCACAGCGACCTCATCATCGAGCGGCTGTGGGCCGGCGGTGCCATCTGCACCGGCAAGAACAACGTGCCGGAGTTCGCCGCCGGCTCGCACACCTACAACCCGGTGTTCGGCGCGACCGGCAACCCCTACGACACCAGCCGCTCGGTCGGCGGGTCCTCCGGCGGTGCCTCGGCGGTCCTCGCGGCCCGCATCCAGCCGCTGGCCGACGGGACCGACATGGGCGGCTCGCTGCGCAACCCGGCCGCCTGGTGCAATGTGGTCGGCCTGCGGCCCAGCCCCGGTGTGGTGCCGACCGTGCCCGCGGCCAACCCCGAGACCTGGCTGAGCCGGACCGGCCTGATGGCCCGGTCGGTCGAGGACCTGGCGCTGGGCATGTCGGTCGTCGCCGGCCCGCACCCGGCCAGCCCGCTGCCCAGCCCCGTGCCCCCGGAGGCGTTCACCGCGCTGCTCGACGACGAGGGACCCGCCGACCTGTCCGGCGTGCGGATCGGGGTCAGCATCGACCTCGGCGTCGGGGTGCCGGTCGCGCCGGAGGTCCGGCGCGCCATGCTCGAGCAGGCGGAGGTGCTCGCCTCGCTCGGTGCCACCGTGGAGGAGTCCGTGCCGCAGCTGGCCGACGCCGACGAGGTCTTCGACGTCCAGCGCGCCTTCGAGATGGCCACCAACCTGCGCCGCCTGGTGCGCGAGCACGCCGAGGACGGCACGATCAAGCCCGAGGTCATCTGGAACGTCAACCACGGTCTGCAGATGGGCGCCGAGCAGCTGATGTCCGCCGGCGAGGCCCGCGGCCGGCTGGACGCCGCCGTGCGTGAGTGGTTCGGCCAGTGGGACCTGCTGCTCACCCCCACCGTGCAGGTCATGCCCTTCCCGACCGAGCAGACCTGGCCGCGGGAGATCGATGGCGTGCAGCTGGAGACCTACGTGGAGTGGATGCGTTCCTGCTCGGTCATCTCCGCCACCCGGTGCCCGGCGGTGTCCGTGCCGGCCGGTTTCGTCGACGGGCTGCCGGTCGGGATGCAGCTCGTCGCCGCCCCCTACGCCGACGCCCGGCTGCTGCGCCTGGCCCGGGTCTACGAGCGCGCCACCCGGCACGCGGAGGTCGCCCCCCAGCTCTGA
- a CDS encoding ring-opening amidohydrolase: MPDPIEVRKVPIHSVSDASELTRLLDEGVLEADRVLAIIGKTEGNGGVNDYTRIIADRAFREALMAKGVDQEKVKQIPIVWSGGTDGVISPHATIFATVDPSTVEATDEPRLTVGMAMSEPILPEEIGRMGMVDKVADAVKVAMERAGITDTDDVHYVQTKTPLLTIDTIRDAHSRGEDVFTEDTLTSMDVSNGTTGLGIAKALGEVTDLSDEDVMRSRDKYSAVASCSSGVELDRAQVVVVGNAKGVGGRYRIGHSVMEHALDQDGIWNAIKDAGLDLPERPHRDDLAGRLVNVFLKCESSQDGKVLGRRNAMLDDSDVHWHRQIKAAVGGVTAAVTGDPAVFVSVSAAHQGPEGGGPVAAIVDLGEEPTGYVPPAN, translated from the coding sequence GTCCTGGCCATCATCGGCAAGACCGAGGGCAACGGCGGCGTCAACGACTACACCCGCATCATCGCCGACCGCGCCTTCCGTGAGGCCCTGATGGCCAAGGGCGTGGACCAGGAGAAGGTCAAGCAGATCCCGATCGTGTGGTCCGGCGGCACCGACGGTGTCATCAGCCCGCACGCGACGATCTTCGCCACCGTGGACCCCTCCACGGTCGAGGCCACCGACGAGCCCCGCCTCACCGTCGGTATGGCGATGAGCGAGCCGATCCTGCCCGAGGAGATCGGGCGGATGGGCATGGTCGACAAGGTCGCCGACGCCGTCAAGGTCGCCATGGAGCGCGCCGGCATCACCGACACGGACGACGTGCACTACGTGCAGACCAAGACCCCGCTGCTGACCATCGACACCATCCGGGACGCGCACAGCCGCGGCGAGGACGTCTTCACCGAGGACACCCTCACCTCGATGGATGTCTCCAACGGCACCACCGGCCTCGGCATCGCCAAGGCGCTCGGCGAGGTCACCGACCTGAGCGACGAGGACGTCATGCGCTCGCGCGACAAGTACTCCGCGGTCGCCTCCTGCTCCTCCGGTGTCGAGCTGGACCGCGCGCAGGTGGTCGTCGTGGGCAACGCCAAGGGGGTCGGCGGTCGTTACCGCATCGGCCACTCGGTGATGGAGCACGCCCTCGACCAGGACGGCATCTGGAACGCGATCAAGGACGCCGGGCTGGACCTGCCCGAGCGCCCCCACCGCGACGACCTGGCCGGCCGTCTGGTCAACGTCTTCCTCAAGTGCGAGTCGAGCCAGGACGGCAAGGTCCTCGGCCGTCGCAACGCGATGCTGGACGACTCGGACGTGCACTGGCACCGCCAGATCAAGGCTGCCGTCGGTGGCGTGACCGCCGCGGTGACCGGTGACCCGGCCGTCTTCGTCTCCGTCTCGGCCGCCCACCAGGGCCCCGAGGGCGGTGGCCCCGTCGCGGCCATCGTCGACCTCGGCGAGGAGCCGACCGGCTACGTGCCGCCCGCGAACTGA